One part of the Paramormyrops kingsleyae isolate MSU_618 chromosome 2, PKINGS_0.4, whole genome shotgun sequence genome encodes these proteins:
- the ctu1 gene encoding cytoplasmic tRNA 2-thiolation protein 1, whose protein sequence is MPVVCSCCAQARAMLKRPKTGHSLCRECFFWAFEEEVHETIVSASLFTRGETVAIGASGGKDSTVLAHVLKVLNDRHHYGLKLLLLSVDEGITGYRDDSLETVRRNQRQYELPLKIVSYEELYGWTMDAIVKQVGLKNNCTFCGVFRRQALDRGAMMLKVDKICTGHNADDIAETVLMNVLRGDIARLRRCTAICTSGEGEGAVPRCKPLKYAYEKEIVLYAYFKRLDYFSTECIYSPNAYRGHARAFLKDLEAVRPSAIMDVIHSGENLSVREGVRMPVQGTCNRCGYISSQALCKSCMLLEGLNRGLPRLGIGKHHRLHGKILAQQPLTLDEERKLKAVDF, encoded by the exons ATGCCGGTGGTGTGCAGCTGCTGTGCACAGGCTCGCGCCATGCTGAAGCGGCCAAAGACGGGTCACTCGCTCTGCAGGGAGTGCTTCTTCTGGGCATTCGAGGAAGAGGTGCATGAGACCATCGTGTCGGCGAGCCTGTTCACACGCGGTGAGACGGTGGCCATCGGGGCCTCAGGCGGCAAAGACTCCACCGTGCTGGCGCATGTCCTGAAAGTGCTCAATGATCGCCACCACTATGGTCTGAAGCTGCTTCTGCTGTCAGTGGATGAGGGCATCACTGGCTATCGCGACGACTCCCTGGAGACGGTGCGGAGGAACCAGAGGCAGTATGAGCTGCCACTGAAGATCGTGTCCTATGAGGAACTGTATGGCTGGACCATGGATGCCATCGTCAAGCAGGTGGGCCTGAAGAACAACTGCACCTTCTGCGGGGTGTTTCGCCGCCAGGCCCTGGATCGTGGCGCCATGATGCTGAAGGTGGACAAGATCTGCACAG GTCATAATGCAGACGACATCGCTGAGACCGTGTTGATGAACGTTTTGCGCGGCGACATTGCAAGACTACGCCGTTGCACAGCAATCTGTACATCGGGTGAGGGTGAGGGTGCCGTGCCTCGCTGCAAGCCCCTCAAGTATGCCTACGAGAAGGAGATTGTGCTCTACGCCTATTTCAAGAGACTGGACTACTTCTCCACGGAGTGCATCTACTCCCCGAACGCGTACCGGGGCCACGCCCGCGCCTTTCTCAAGGACCTGGAGGCTGTGCGGCCTAGCGCCATAATGGATGTCATCCACTCAGGGGAGAACCTGTCTGTGCGCGAGGGTGTGCGCATGCCGGTGCAGGGGACCTGCAACCGCTGCGGCTACATTTCCAGCCAGGCGCTCTGCAAGTCCTGCATGCTGCTGGAGGGCCTGAACCGTGGCCTTCCGCGCCTGGGCATTGGAAAACACCACCGTCTTCACGGCAAGATCCTAGCCCAGCAGCCACTCACCCTGGATGAGGAGCGCAAGCTCAAG